A genomic stretch from Kribbella amoyensis includes:
- a CDS encoding bile acid:sodium symporter family protein has protein sequence MDDSVLTSVLLPVALAIIMLGLGLSLTVADFARVLKMPRAVLVALAVQVVLLPVICFGLVKAFGLAPALAVGMMLLVASPGGTTANLFSHLAGGDVALNVTLTAVNSVLAVVTLPIVVNLSLAHFLGDGQIGLQPAKMLQVFAIVLVPVALGMLLRSRRPVFAERMARPVKLGSIVVLALVIFAAVWTERDDVLGYLAEVGLIALLLNVLSLAFGYVVPRLTGLPDRQAVACSMEIGIHNATLALTIALSPALLGNSEMSIPVAVYGIVMFFPTGLFAYWLSRRPARVVARG, from the coding sequence ATGGACGACTCCGTACTGACCTCGGTCCTGCTGCCGGTGGCGCTGGCGATCATCATGCTCGGGCTCGGCTTGTCCCTGACCGTCGCGGACTTCGCCCGGGTGCTGAAGATGCCGCGGGCCGTGCTGGTGGCGCTCGCGGTCCAGGTCGTGCTGCTGCCGGTGATCTGCTTCGGCCTGGTCAAGGCGTTCGGGCTGGCCCCGGCGCTCGCGGTCGGGATGATGCTGTTGGTCGCGTCACCGGGCGGCACCACCGCGAACCTGTTCAGCCATCTGGCCGGCGGCGACGTCGCGCTGAACGTGACGCTGACCGCGGTGAACTCCGTCCTCGCCGTCGTCACCCTGCCGATCGTGGTGAACCTGTCGCTCGCGCACTTCCTCGGCGACGGCCAGATCGGGCTGCAACCGGCCAAGATGCTGCAGGTGTTCGCGATCGTGCTCGTCCCGGTCGCGCTGGGGATGCTGCTGCGGTCCCGGCGGCCGGTGTTCGCCGAGCGGATGGCGCGGCCGGTCAAACTGGGCTCGATCGTCGTGCTCGCGCTGGTGATCTTCGCCGCCGTCTGGACCGAACGCGACGACGTCCTCGGCTATCTCGCCGAGGTGGGCCTGATCGCCCTGCTGCTCAACGTCCTCAGCCTCGCCTTCGGGTACGTCGTGCCGCGGCTGACCGGTTTGCCGGACCGGCAGGCCGTCGCGTGCTCGATGGAGATCGGCATCCACAACGCCACCCTCGCCCTCACCATCGCGCTCAGCCCGGCCCTGCTCGGCAACAGCGAGATGTCCATTCCGGTCGCGGTGTACGGCATCGTGATGTTCTTCCCGACCGGCCTGTTCGCGTACTGGCTGAGCCGGCGGCCGGCCCGGGTGGTCGCGCGAGGTTAG
- a CDS encoding WD40/YVTN/BNR-like repeat-containing protein gives MKTLRSAALAAGVLIALSPLTSAQAAGPSAAGRPQPSYQWELKPTGSASQFRGLAAVSKDVAWVAGSAGQVLRTVDGGASWQNVSPAGAEALQFRDVEAFDAQRAVILAIGPGEDSRVYRTTDGGRSWAESFRNTDPNAFYDCLDFNDQRHGLALSDPVDGRFRIAATADGGKSWQIQPSAGMPAALPGEFAFAASGTCLVAGPGRTAWFATGGGDRPRVFRTIDGGRTWKVTDSPMASGAAAGIFSLAFRGPLFGVAVGGDFEKPTEAVKAASVTYDGGRSWQLVPADKAPKGYRSGSAFVPGTLASVIAVGPSGSDYSVDGGRSWTQFSDGSFDSVECAGHGPKAACWASGAKGAVARLAVQR, from the coding sequence ATGAAGACGCTGCGCAGCGCCGCCCTCGCGGCCGGAGTCCTGATCGCCCTGTCCCCGTTGACGTCTGCCCAGGCTGCCGGTCCCTCGGCCGCCGGCCGGCCCCAGCCTTCGTACCAGTGGGAGCTCAAGCCCACCGGGAGTGCTTCCCAGTTCCGCGGGCTCGCCGCGGTGAGCAAGGACGTCGCCTGGGTCGCGGGGAGTGCCGGGCAGGTACTGCGGACCGTGGACGGCGGGGCGAGTTGGCAGAACGTCAGCCCGGCCGGTGCGGAGGCGCTGCAGTTCCGCGACGTGGAGGCGTTCGATGCCCAGCGGGCGGTGATCCTGGCGATCGGGCCGGGCGAGGACTCGCGGGTGTACCGGACCACCGACGGCGGCAGGAGCTGGGCCGAGTCGTTCCGCAACACCGACCCGAACGCGTTTTACGACTGCCTCGACTTCAACGACCAGCGGCACGGGCTCGCGCTGAGCGACCCGGTGGACGGCAGGTTCCGGATCGCGGCGACCGCGGACGGCGGCAAGTCGTGGCAGATCCAGCCGTCGGCCGGGATGCCGGCCGCGTTGCCGGGGGAGTTCGCCTTCGCCGCGAGCGGGACCTGCCTGGTCGCCGGGCCCGGCCGGACCGCATGGTTCGCGACCGGTGGCGGTGACCGGCCGCGGGTGTTCCGGACGATCGACGGTGGGCGGACGTGGAAGGTGACCGACTCGCCGATGGCCAGTGGGGCAGCGGCGGGGATCTTCAGCCTGGCGTTCCGCGGGCCGCTGTTCGGCGTCGCGGTCGGCGGTGACTTCGAGAAGCCGACCGAGGCGGTGAAGGCCGCGTCGGTCACGTACGACGGCGGCCGGTCCTGGCAGCTGGTCCCGGCCGACAAGGCGCCGAAGGGGTACCGCAGCGGCTCGGCGTTCGTCCCGGGGACACTGGCGAGCGTGATCGCGGTCGGTCCGTCGGGGAGCGACTACAGCGTCGACGGAGGCCGGAGCTGGACCCAGTTCTCCGACGGCAGCTTCGACAGCGTCGAGTGCGCGGGCCACGGTCCGAAGGCGGCCTGCTGGGCCTCCGGAGCCAAGGGCGCGGTCGCGCGACTCGCGGTCCAGCGCTAG
- a CDS encoding SPFH domain-containing protein, with protein sequence MPLSTITDTGLTGPALWLVVAGLGVVAVLFASVRSVAADQQAVVRRFGRVVRVAGPGLVFRVPGIDRVTTVPRLPVRLPLVVSTLSRDGLPVRLIATVVCRIADPARSSDPFGTTAATVEDALTRQVGQTTLADLLAARAEAENVLPGRISEVTAAWGVEVLEIEVTDIETRWSSDLLRVVGQDADRNQ encoded by the coding sequence GTGCCGCTGTCGACGATCACCGACACGGGCCTGACCGGGCCCGCGCTCTGGCTGGTCGTCGCCGGACTCGGGGTGGTGGCGGTCCTGTTCGCGAGCGTCCGCAGTGTCGCGGCCGACCAGCAGGCCGTGGTTCGGCGGTTCGGCCGGGTGGTCCGGGTCGCGGGCCCCGGTCTGGTCTTCCGGGTGCCGGGGATCGACAGGGTGACCACGGTCCCGCGGCTTCCGGTGCGGCTGCCGCTGGTGGTGTCGACGCTGAGCCGGGACGGTCTCCCCGTCCGCCTGATCGCCACGGTGGTCTGCCGGATCGCCGACCCGGCCCGCTCGTCCGACCCGTTCGGGACGACGGCCGCGACGGTGGAGGACGCGCTCACCCGGCAGGTCGGGCAGACGACGCTGGCCGATCTGCTCGCCGCCCGGGCCGAGGCGGAGAACGTGCTGCCCGGCCGGATCAGCGAGGTGACCGCGGCCTGGGGGGTCGAGGTGCTGGAGATCGAGGTGACCGACATCGAGACCCGCTGGTCGTCGGACCTGCTCCGCGTGGTCGGTCAGGACGCCGATCGAAATCAGTAG